The following are from one region of the Mesorhizobium sp. B2-8-5 genome:
- a CDS encoding DUF3419 family protein — protein MPLRYPLAPTQMGNHLAMSDVSGELVYRRGKEVGKAVYQNRALSKDGISERLFAFLFSGLVYPQIWEDPDVDMEAMQLGAGHRIVTIASGGCNILAYLTRSPARIDAVDLNAAHIALNRMKLEAVRHLPSQGDLFRFFGAAGTSHNSDAYDRFIAPHLDAVSRHYWERRSWRGRRRISVFDRNFYQTGLLGLFIAMGHRVGKLFGVDPAGIMKAENIGEQRRFFNEELAPVFDKKLLRWATSRKASLFGLGIPPAQYDSLITSGDGSMASVLKARLEKLACDFPLKNNYFAWQAFARRYPQPGEAALPAYLEQSNYKTIRDNIDRVAIHHANLIKFLGAKDAGSVDRFVLLDAQDWMTDDQLNALWTEITRTASAGARVIFRTAAEPSLLPGRVSSSLLDQWTYESDASREFSAKDRSAIYGGFHLYVKRAA, from the coding sequence ATGCCGCTGCGCTACCCGCTTGCGCCAACGCAAATGGGGAATCACCTTGCCATGTCGGATGTTTCCGGAGAACTCGTTTATCGCCGAGGCAAGGAAGTCGGAAAGGCCGTCTACCAGAACCGCGCGTTGTCGAAGGACGGCATTTCCGAGCGGTTGTTCGCCTTTCTGTTCTCCGGCCTCGTCTATCCGCAGATCTGGGAAGACCCGGATGTCGACATGGAGGCCATGCAGCTCGGCGCGGGCCACCGCATCGTCACAATCGCCTCGGGCGGCTGCAACATCCTGGCCTACCTGACCCGCTCGCCGGCCAGGATCGATGCCGTCGATCTCAATGCCGCGCACATCGCGCTGAACCGCATGAAGCTGGAAGCGGTGCGCCACCTGCCGTCGCAGGGCGATCTCTTCCGCTTCTTCGGCGCCGCCGGCACCAGCCACAATTCCGACGCCTATGATCGCTTCATCGCGCCGCATCTCGATGCGGTCAGCCGCCACTACTGGGAGCGCCGCAGCTGGCGCGGTCGCCGCCGCATCTCCGTCTTCGACCGCAACTTCTACCAGACCGGCCTGCTCGGCCTTTTCATCGCCATGGGCCATCGCGTCGGAAAGCTGTTCGGTGTCGACCCGGCCGGCATCATGAAGGCCGAGAACATCGGCGAGCAGCGCCGTTTCTTCAACGAGGAGCTGGCGCCCGTTTTCGACAAGAAGCTGTTGCGCTGGGCGACGTCGCGGAAAGCCTCGCTGTTCGGCCTCGGCATCCCGCCGGCCCAGTACGATTCGCTGATCACGTCTGGCGACGGTTCGATGGCGAGCGTGCTCAAGGCGCGCCTGGAAAAGCTCGCCTGCGACTTCCCGCTCAAGAACAACTATTTTGCCTGGCAGGCCTTTGCCCGACGCTATCCGCAACCCGGGGAGGCGGCGCTGCCCGCCTATCTGGAACAGAGCAACTACAAGACGATCCGCGACAACATCGACCGCGTCGCCATCCACCACGCCAACCTGATCAAATTCCTTGGTGCCAAGGACGCTGGCAGCGTCGACCGCTTCGTGTTGCTCGACGCGCAGGACTGGATGACCGACGACCAGCTCAATGCGCTGTGGACCGAAATCACCCGCACGGCTTCGGCCGGTGCCCGCGTCATCTTCCGCACCGCGGCCGAGCCCAGCCTGCTGCCCGGCCGCGTCTCCAGTTCGCTGCTCGACCAGTGGACCTACGAGAGCGATGCCTCGCGCGAATTCTCCGCAAAAGACCGCTCGGCGATCTATGGCGGCTTCCACCTCTATGTGAAGCGCGCCGCATGA
- a CDS encoding alanine racemase, with product MQRFENAREAALALRPDDPVYCFRPQVLKADALQFMGMFPGKTAYAVKTNGEQIVLKTLVEAGVSTFDVASPGEFAAVRAVSADAEMLYMHPVKAQSDIKLALEKYGIRVISLDHEDEITKLTRVVRALDIDPGAITVFVRIQTKGHAAYELSKKFGAGPANAVELAERLNRTGYKVGLCFHVGSQIEDPDTYERALASADWVRNRLTFDIAGLDVGGGFPAEYGHDPNRKQVEMPSLGQLMSRLAGDLKEYQFDQMPLVAEPGRVIVARCLSLIVRVLLRKGKRLYINDGIWASLSDSWTGKITLPARFIPDPAIRTRNGAEKNIVPFKVCGATCDSVDILSRPFWLPETVDTGDWIEIGHIGAYSLSLRTRFNGFYPDTFVEVTTPFDEGDAPQGFASLETMAD from the coding sequence ATGCAGCGATTCGAAAATGCCCGTGAGGCGGCACTGGCGCTTCGTCCGGACGACCCGGTCTACTGTTTCCGCCCGCAGGTGCTGAAGGCGGATGCCTTGCAGTTCATGGGGATGTTCCCCGGCAAGACCGCCTATGCGGTGAAGACCAATGGCGAGCAGATCGTGCTGAAGACATTGGTCGAGGCCGGCGTCAGCACTTTCGACGTCGCTTCGCCGGGCGAGTTCGCCGCCGTGCGCGCGGTCTCGGCGGATGCCGAGATGCTCTACATGCATCCGGTCAAGGCGCAGTCGGACATCAAGCTGGCGCTGGAGAAATACGGCATCCGGGTGATCTCGCTCGACCATGAAGACGAGATCACCAAACTGACGCGCGTTGTGCGGGCGCTCGATATCGACCCGGGCGCCATCACCGTCTTCGTGCGCATCCAGACCAAGGGCCATGCGGCTTACGAATTGTCGAAGAAATTCGGCGCCGGGCCGGCCAACGCGGTCGAGCTTGCCGAGCGGCTGAACCGCACCGGCTACAAGGTGGGGCTCTGCTTCCATGTCGGCAGCCAGATCGAGGATCCCGATACCTATGAGCGGGCGCTCGCCTCGGCCGACTGGGTGCGCAACCGCTTGACCTTCGACATCGCCGGGCTCGATGTGGGCGGCGGCTTCCCCGCCGAATACGGCCACGATCCCAATCGCAAGCAGGTCGAGATGCCGTCGCTCGGCCAACTGATGTCGCGGCTTGCCGGCGATCTGAAAGAGTATCAGTTCGACCAGATGCCCTTGGTGGCCGAGCCCGGCCGCGTGATCGTGGCGCGCTGCCTGTCGCTGATCGTGCGGGTGCTGTTGCGCAAGGGCAAGCGTCTCTACATCAATGATGGCATCTGGGCCTCGCTGTCGGATTCATGGACCGGCAAGATCACCCTGCCGGCGCGCTTCATCCCCGATCCGGCGATCCGCACGCGCAACGGCGCGGAAAAAAACATCGTGCCGTTCAAGGTCTGCGGCGCGACCTGCGATTCCGTCGACATTCTGTCGCGACCATTCTGGCTGCCGGAAACGGTCGACACCGGCGACTGGATCGAGATCGGCCATATCGGCGCTTACTCGCTGTCGCTCAGGACGCGTTTCAATGGGTTCTATCCCGATACTTTCGTCGAGGTGACGACGCCATTCGACGAGGGCGACGCGCCGCAAGGCTTTGCCAGCCTGGAGACGATGGCGGATTGA
- a CDS encoding GH25 family lysozyme produces the protein MRRLAAILMLTLLGACSTVDDLSPLSPSTQTVAVRAPKFEDSKPHEWDSGAPWNYAIHGTDVSKYQTSVDWPTARASGISFAFIKATEGGDRFDDYFNEHWARTRAAGVPRAAYHFFYFCTPAETQARWFIANVPRDPSAMPPVLDMEWNPKSPTCRLRPDPATVRSEMTVFLQMVERHYGKKPIIYTSLDFFDDNQLATFRGYPYWLRSVAGHPREKYGSHPFTFWQYTGTGIVPGMTGKSDINVFNGSEAAWKKWLRQNTR, from the coding sequence ATGCGCCGTCTTGCGGCCATCCTGATGCTTACGCTGCTGGGCGCTTGCTCCACGGTGGACGATCTTTCGCCATTGTCGCCGTCTACGCAGACGGTGGCCGTGCGCGCGCCCAAATTCGAGGATTCAAAGCCGCATGAATGGGACAGCGGCGCGCCGTGGAATTACGCCATCCACGGCACGGATGTCTCCAAATACCAGACCTCAGTCGACTGGCCGACAGCCAGGGCCAGCGGCATCTCCTTCGCCTTCATCAAGGCGACAGAGGGCGGCGATCGTTTCGACGACTATTTCAACGAGCACTGGGCGCGTACCAGGGCGGCCGGAGTTCCGCGCGCGGCCTATCATTTCTTCTATTTCTGCACGCCGGCCGAAACCCAGGCGCGCTGGTTCATCGCCAATGTCCCAAGGGACCCGTCGGCGATGCCGCCGGTGCTCGACATGGAATGGAACCCGAAATCGCCGACCTGCAGGCTGCGCCCCGATCCGGCCACCGTGCGCAGCGAAATGACCGTCTTCCTGCAAATGGTCGAGCGCCATTACGGCAAGAAGCCGATCATCTACACCTCGCTCGACTTCTTCGACGACAACCAACTGGCGACCTTCCGCGGCTATCCCTACTGGCTGCGCTCGGTCGCAGGCCATCCGCGCGAGAAATACGGCAGCCACCCCTTCACCTTCTGGCAGTACACCGGAACCGGCATCGTACCCGGCATGACCGGCAAATCCGACATCAACGTCTTCAACGGCTCGGAAGCCGCCTGGAAGAAGTGGTTGCGGCAGAACACCCGTTGA
- a CDS encoding serine hydrolase domain-containing protein has protein sequence MRAVVKFIKWLLGLVILAVVALVAWLYFAPPELIRVGSGYSAKIVCSNVFIAGRDAKQVLAVDVQAPGHPLLKLMKVSVDKERGLVSAGLFWVLGKSVAVERDGVGCASLPDGDTGKARQTSLRAAASTPAQPDALWPDGERVDASQNPDVAKIVDDAAMAGTGMRAIVVVKNGRVVAERYGEGFSTKTPLLGWSMTKTVNAAIVGTLVKDGKMAIDNKGLFAPWKADGRAAISLADMMAMSSGLEFNEDYGDVADVTRMLYLEPDMAGFAEAKPLSGEVGKVFSYSSGTAVMLSRLWQDAVGDKAKALAWPRTALFEPLGMHSAVLETDEQGTFVGSSYLYATAHDWARFGQFLLQGGVWNGNQILPPGFVDWMREPAPASKVYGKGQVWIEGPGDEENPGAGVAAGLPKDTYWMEGHDGQTVAIIPSEQLVVVRLGLTPGKLNYRPQTMVAALVKALH, from the coding sequence ATGCGGGCTGTCGTGAAGTTCATCAAATGGCTGCTTGGCCTTGTGATCCTGGCCGTGGTCGCGCTCGTTGCCTGGCTTTATTTCGCGCCGCCGGAACTCATCCGTGTCGGTTCCGGCTATTCGGCCAAGATCGTGTGCTCGAACGTGTTCATCGCCGGCCGCGACGCCAAGCAGGTGCTGGCTGTCGACGTGCAGGCGCCGGGCCATCCGCTGCTCAAGCTGATGAAGGTCTCCGTCGACAAGGAGAGGGGGCTGGTTTCGGCCGGCCTGTTCTGGGTTCTGGGCAAGAGCGTCGCGGTCGAGCGCGACGGCGTCGGCTGCGCGTCGCTTCCCGATGGTGACACCGGCAAGGCAAGGCAGACGTCGCTGCGCGCCGCGGCCTCCACGCCGGCGCAGCCGGACGCGCTTTGGCCCGATGGCGAGCGCGTGGACGCTTCCCAGAATCCGGACGTGGCGAAGATCGTCGACGATGCCGCCATGGCAGGCACGGGTATGCGGGCGATCGTTGTGGTGAAAAACGGGCGCGTCGTCGCCGAGCGTTATGGCGAGGGCTTTTCGACCAAGACGCCGCTGCTCGGCTGGTCGATGACCAAGACGGTGAATGCCGCGATCGTCGGCACGCTGGTCAAGGACGGCAAGATGGCCATCGACAACAAGGGCCTGTTCGCGCCGTGGAAGGCCGATGGGCGAGCCGCCATCAGCCTTGCCGACATGATGGCGATGTCGAGCGGGCTCGAATTCAACGAGGATTATGGCGACGTCGCCGACGTGACGCGCATGCTCTATCTCGAGCCGGACATGGCAGGCTTCGCCGAGGCCAAGCCGCTGAGCGGCGAGGTCGGCAAGGTGTTTTCCTATTCGAGCGGCACTGCGGTGATGCTGTCGCGCCTGTGGCAGGACGCGGTCGGCGACAAGGCCAAGGCGCTGGCCTGGCCGCGCACGGCGCTATTCGAGCCGCTCGGCATGCACAGCGCGGTGCTCGAGACCGACGAGCAGGGGACTTTCGTGGGCTCGTCCTATCTTTACGCGACGGCGCATGACTGGGCGCGATTCGGCCAGTTCCTGCTGCAAGGGGGCGTCTGGAACGGAAACCAGATCCTGCCCCCCGGTTTCGTCGACTGGATGCGCGAGCCCGCGCCGGCTTCAAAGGTATACGGCAAAGGCCAGGTCTGGATCGAAGGCCCGGGCGATGAGGAAAATCCCGGCGCAGGCGTCGCTGCAGGCCTGCCCAAGGACACCTATTGGATGGAGGGCCATGACGGCCAGACGGTGGCGATCATTCCGTCGGAGCAACTGGTGGTGGTGCGGCTCGGGCTGACCCCGGGCAAGCTGAACTACCGGCCGCAGACTATGGTGGCGGCGCTGGTGAAGGCGCTGCATTAG
- a CDS encoding DMT family transporter, translating to MSITAGAAPTRGPMALKDWAQLLLLGAIWGGSFFFARIAVSEIHPLALVLFRVAIAAAALQLYLAVRGPSFRLAFPHAGLFFLLALTNNVVPFSLIFAGQTQLGAGIASVLNATTPFWTLILANALTTDEKLSWNKLAGIALGVAGTAVMIGPGLLAGLGGPVWAKFALIGASLSYAVALMIARRFKGVPSPVIATGQLTASTIIMIPIVLIAYGPAGLFSASPPVWAAVLGLALLSTAFAYILYFNLVASAGATNASLVTLIVPVSAVLLGFLFLGERLALFEVGGMTLIGLGLITIDGRLFGKW from the coding sequence ATGTCGATTACGGCCGGCGCCGCGCCGACGCGCGGACCGATGGCGCTCAAGGATTGGGCGCAGCTTCTCCTGCTCGGCGCGATCTGGGGCGGCTCGTTCTTCTTTGCCCGCATCGCAGTGTCGGAAATCCACCCACTGGCGCTGGTGCTGTTCCGCGTCGCCATCGCCGCGGCAGCGCTTCAGCTCTATCTGGCGGTCCGTGGCCCTTCGTTCCGGCTCGCCTTCCCGCATGCCGGCCTGTTCTTCCTGCTGGCGCTCACCAACAATGTCGTGCCGTTCTCGCTGATTTTCGCCGGCCAGACGCAGCTCGGCGCCGGCATCGCCTCGGTGCTCAATGCGACGACGCCGTTCTGGACGCTGATCCTGGCCAATGCGCTCACCACCGACGAGAAGCTGTCCTGGAACAAGCTGGCCGGCATCGCGCTCGGTGTCGCCGGCACCGCGGTGATGATCGGACCTGGCCTGCTTGCCGGGCTTGGCGGACCGGTCTGGGCCAAGTTCGCATTGATCGGCGCGTCGCTCTCCTACGCCGTCGCCCTGATGATCGCGCGCCGCTTCAAGGGCGTGCCTTCGCCGGTCATCGCCACCGGGCAGCTGACCGCATCCACCATCATCATGATCCCCATCGTGCTGATCGCCTATGGTCCGGCGGGATTGTTCTCGGCCTCGCCACCGGTCTGGGCCGCGGTGCTGGGACTGGCCCTGCTGTCCACCGCCTTCGCCTATATCCTCTATTTCAACCTCGTCGCTTCGGCCGGCGCCACCAATGCCTCGCTGGTGACGTTGATCGTGCCGGTCAGCGCGGTGCTGCTCGGCTTCCTGTTCCTCGGCGAGCGGCTGGCGCTATTCGAGGTCGGTGGCATGACGCTGATCGGCCTCGGCCTCATCACCATCGATGGGCGATTGTTCGGCAAATGGTAG
- a CDS encoding lytic murein transglycosylase: MRLRVEILAALFVGALALPAAAQECGGDFETWKQGVAAEAKAAGVGAVGLDALEDATIDERALARDRAQGVFTQTFTEFSNRMISAYRLKQGAANLKKYAEVFGRADKEFGVQPAIIAAFWGLETDFGAVQGDFHTLNALVTLSHDCRRPQLFRQQLVPLLTLIDRGVLPADVKGAWAGEIGQTQILPTDYLAEGVDGDGDGKIDLRGSVPDVIMTTANKVMSRGWKRDQPWIQEVRVPDDMPWDQTGRTNKLPLSQWAQWGVTNPNGTPLVDNGLKAGLALPMGRKGPAFLAYDNFDVYLEWNQSFTYALTAAVLATRLAGAPQFDPRTPEQGLSGDQMKALQTKLEAKGYDVGTVDGILGTNTREAVRKEQTRLGLPVDGWPTPELLAKL; the protein is encoded by the coding sequence ATGCGATTGCGCGTTGAAATCCTGGCGGCGCTCTTTGTCGGCGCGCTTGCACTGCCCGCGGCGGCGCAGGAATGCGGCGGCGATTTCGAGACCTGGAAGCAGGGCGTGGCGGCCGAAGCCAAGGCCGCTGGCGTCGGCGCCGTCGGCCTCGACGCGCTGGAGGACGCCACCATCGACGAGCGGGCGCTGGCGCGCGACCGCGCCCAAGGCGTCTTCACCCAGACTTTCACCGAATTCTCCAACCGCATGATTTCGGCCTACCGCCTGAAGCAGGGCGCGGCCAATCTGAAGAAATATGCCGAGGTCTTCGGCCGCGCCGACAAGGAGTTCGGCGTCCAGCCGGCCATCATCGCCGCCTTCTGGGGGCTGGAGACCGACTTCGGCGCCGTACAGGGCGACTTCCATACGCTGAATGCGCTGGTGACGCTCTCGCATGACTGCCGCCGCCCGCAGCTTTTCCGGCAGCAATTGGTGCCGCTGCTGACGCTTATCGACCGCGGCGTGCTGCCGGCTGACGTCAAGGGCGCCTGGGCCGGCGAGATCGGCCAGACGCAGATCCTGCCGACCGACTACCTGGCCGAGGGCGTCGATGGCGATGGCGACGGCAAGATCGATCTCAGGGGCAGCGTGCCGGACGTCATCATGACGACCGCCAACAAGGTCATGTCGCGCGGCTGGAAGCGCGACCAGCCCTGGATCCAGGAAGTGCGCGTCCCCGACGACATGCCCTGGGATCAGACTGGCCGCACCAACAAGCTGCCGCTGTCGCAATGGGCGCAATGGGGCGTGACCAACCCGAACGGCACGCCGCTCGTCGACAACGGACTGAAAGCCGGCCTGGCGTTGCCTATGGGCCGCAAGGGGCCTGCCTTCCTGGCCTACGACAATTTCGACGTCTACCTGGAATGGAACCAGTCCTTCACCTACGCCCTGACCGCGGCCGTGCTTGCCACGCGCCTTGCCGGCGCGCCGCAGTTCGACCCGCGCACGCCCGAGCAAGGTCTGAGCGGCGACCAGATGAAGGCGCTGCAGACCAAGCTCGAGGCAAAGGGATACGACGTAGGCACGGTCGACGGCATCCTGGGCACCAACACGCGCGAAGCTGTCCGCAAGGAGCAGACGCGGCTCGGTTTGCCGGTCGATGGCTGGCCGACGCCGGAATTGCTGGCGAAATTGTGA
- a CDS encoding class I SAM-dependent methyltransferase, translating to MSTTELPASHAELMDGVYRWQRHIYDLTRKYYLLGRDRLIDGLEAPQGGTVLELGCGTGRNIVLAARRYPDARFFGLDISTEMLETANATIAREGLTDKVNLARGDATDFDAKALFGIEHFDRVFVSYSLSMIPGWEKTVSAALTALAPGGSLHIVDFGQQEGLPRWFRALLRGWLRKFHVTPRASLRDVLESESQRTGATFRFRTLYRGYAYLSAIGLSK from the coding sequence ATGAGCACGACGGAGCTGCCTGCCAGCCATGCCGAACTGATGGACGGCGTCTACCGCTGGCAGCGCCACATCTACGACCTGACCCGCAAATACTACCTGCTCGGCCGCGACCGGCTGATCGATGGGCTGGAGGCGCCGCAAGGCGGCACCGTGCTGGAGCTCGGCTGCGGCACCGGCCGCAACATCGTTCTCGCTGCCCGCCGCTACCCAGACGCCCGCTTCTTCGGTTTGGATATCTCGACCGAGATGCTGGAGACTGCGAACGCGACCATCGCTCGCGAAGGTCTCACGGACAAGGTCAACCTCGCACGCGGCGACGCCACCGATTTCGACGCCAAGGCTCTCTTCGGCATCGAGCATTTCGACCGGGTCTTCGTCTCCTATTCGCTGTCGATGATCCCCGGCTGGGAGAAGACCGTATCGGCTGCCCTCACCGCGCTCGCGCCCGGCGGCTCGCTCCACATCGTCGATTTCGGCCAGCAGGAAGGCCTGCCACGCTGGTTCAGGGCGTTGCTGCGCGGCTGGCTGCGGAAATTCCATGTCACGCCGCGCGCCTCGCTGCGCGACGTGCTTGAATCGGAATCGCAGCGCACCGGCGCAACCTTCCGTTTCAGAACGCTTTATCGCGGCTATGCATATCTCAGCGCGATCGGACTTTCGAAATAG